The Caenorhabditis elegans chromosome II genome has a segment encoding these proteins:
- the Y17G7B.23 gene encoding Activin_recp domain-containing protein (Partially confirmed by transcript evidence) gives MTKRTNLDAMHTCKSCSEFDGNGDCSASTTGTCKGVYCTKTAGKMNGKSYETRGCSLVNPIGSNVCSWTDQTFNISMGIDQSAAARKKRGVSLPFRANQCYCQGELCNSSPPSQLASTLLLSIFSTSILIFR, from the exons ATGACCAAAAGAACAAATTTAGATGCAATGCACACGTGTAAAAGTTGCTCCGAGTTCGATGGAAATGGAGACTGCTCGGCGAGCACAACAGGCACTTGCAAAGGAGTGTATTGCACAAAAACTGCGGGAAAAATGAATG GTAAATCCTACGAAACACGTGGATGTTCCTTAGTCAACCCAATCGGGAGCAACGTGTGCTCATGGACAGATCAAACATTTAACATCAGTATGGGCATCGATCAATCGGCGGCAGCGAGGAAGAAGCGTGGAGTGTCATTGCCGTTCCGCGCAAATCAATGTTATTGTCAGG gtgAATTATGCAACTCATCGCCTCCTTCCCAACTGGCCTCCACCCTgctattatcgattttctccaCGAGCATCctaatttttcgttaa
- the mcm-2 gene encoding DNA replication licensing factor MCM2 (Confirmed by transcript evidence) produces the protein MADRANNDDDVDRQPLPIADDADDDVDGIDEMFNNEDEDPEDEEGENLFGDDMERDYREQPELDQYSESGMDDASDVGSLSVSARRAAEREMAQRDQLLDDDALMYEDGDSEEVDTRRRGRGRRGRGDAADDDSVPMEEEDIPVDILENIRGRTIRDHVSDEAVAKEIERRFKNFLRSFHEPGNKQTKYIQMIKSMAADNRESLEVSFTDLSDDNGEQNISYFLPEAPNEMLAIMDRAATEVVMNMYPFYSRVCNEIKVRISQLPVEEDIRMLRQVHLNMLIRTAGVVTIASGILPQLAVVKYDCVACGYLLGPFVQQNDEEVRPTICPSCQGKGPFELNVENTVYHNYQRITMQESPNKVAAGRLPRSKDVILLGDLCDSCKPGDEIEVTGVYTNNFDGSLNYKQGFPVFNTLIHANHITNKDKMASDQLTDEDIKAIRELSQDPNISQRVFSSIAPSIYGHDDVKRAIALALFRGEAKNPGAKHRLRGDINVLLCGDPGTAKSQFLRYAAHIAPRSVLTTGQGASAVGLTAYVQRHPVTREWTLEAGAMVLADKGVCLIDEFDKMSDQDRTSIHEAMEQQSISISKAGIVTSLHARCTVIAASNPIGGRYNPTRTFAENVDLTEPILSRFDVLCVIRDSVDSVEDERLAKFVVGNHRTHHPDAKKIVKEGDELEEDQMDERTGVRLIPQDLLRKYIIYAREKCHPTLPEQHSEKFSNIFAQMRKESMATGSVAITVRHVESMIRLSEAHAKLHLRSYVNDEDCAAAIRVMLESFVNTQKASIMRMMKKTFSRHLTENRSANELLLFILKQLIRQQMHYATARAAAGTILQSVTIPESEFIEKAQQLRIENVKPFYTSEIFASNNFLYDPSKKTIVQEIF, from the exons ATGGCTGATCGTGCTAACAACGATGACGACGTCGATCGCCAGCCACTTCCGATCGCCGACGATGCGGATGATGACGTTGACGGCATCGATGAGATGTTCAACAACGAGGACGAGGATCCAGAGGATGAGGAGGGCGAGAATCTTTTCGGAGATGATATGGAGAG GGACTACCGTGAGCAGCCGGAGCTCGATCAGTACTCCGAATCTGGAATGGACGACGCATCGGACGTCGGAAGTCTCTCGGTGAGCGCCCGCCGTGCCGCCGAACGTGAGATGGCTCAGCGTGATCAACTGCTCGACGACGATGCTCTGATGTACGAGGATGGAGATAGCGAGGAGGTTGACACACGTCGTCGTGGACGTGGACGTCGCGGTCGAGGTGATGCTGCTGATGACGATTCGGTTCCGATGGAGGAAGAGGACATTCCTGTAGATATTCTCGAGAACATCCGCGGTCGAACAATCCGTGATCACGTCTCCGATGAGGCTGTCGCCAAGGAGATTGAGCGAAGATTCAAGAATTTCCTTCGAAGCTTCCACGAACCGGGCAACAAGCAGACCAAGTATATTCAGATGATCAAATCTATGGCGGCGGATAATCGGGAATCGCTGGAAGTCAGTTTTACGGATCTTAGTGATGATAACGGAGAGCAGAACATCTCATACTTCCTGCCAGAAGCTCCGAATGAGATGCTTGCGATTATGGATCGCGCCGCCACTGAAGTCGTGATGAACATGTATCCATTCTACTCCCGAGTCTGCAATGAGATCAAGGTTCGCATTTCGCAGCTTCCAGTCGAGGAGGACATCCGAATGCTTCGTCAGGTGCATCTTAACATGCTCATCCGTACCGCCGGTGTTGTCACTATCGCCAGTGGAATTCTGCCGCAGTTGGCGGTTGTTAAATACGATTGTGTCGCTTGTGGATACTTGTTGGGACCTTTTGTACAGCAAAATGATGAGGAAGTTCGCCCAACGATTTGTCCATCGTGTCAGGGAAAAGGACCATTCGAGTTGAACGttgaaaat actgtCTACCACAACTACCAACGAATCACAATGCAAGAATCCCCGAACAAAGTTGCCGCTGGACGTCTTCCCCGTTCTAAAGATGTGATTCTTCTCGGTGATCTCTGTGATTCATGTAAACCTGGAGACGAGATCGAGGTGACCGGCGTCTACACGAACAATTTCGACGGATCGCTCAACTATAAGCAGGGATTCCCAGTGTTCAATACGTTGATCCACGCGAATCATATCACCAATAAAGACAAGATGGCGTCGGATCAACTGACCGATGAGGATATCAAGGCGATTCGTGAGCTCTCCCAGGATCCGAATATCTCGCAACGAGTGTTCTCATCGATTGCACCGTCCATCTATGGACATGACGATGTTAAGAGAGCTATTGCGTTGGCATTGTTCAGAGGAGAAGCTAAGAATCCGGGAGCCAAGCATCGTCTTAGAGGAGATATTAATGTTCTTCTTTGTGGAGATCCTGGAACCGCGAAATCTCAATTCCTGAGATATGCTGCTCACATCGCACCACGATCCGTTCTCACGACTGGACAAGGAGCATCAGCTGTCGGATTAACCGCCTACGTGCAACGTCATCCTGTGACACGTGAATGGACATTGGAAGCCGGAGCCATGGTTCTCGCTGATAAGGGTGTCTGCCTGATCGATGAGTTCGATAAGATGTCCGATCAGGATCGTACGTCGATTCACGAAGCAATGGAGCAGCAGTCGATTTCGATTTCCAAGGCCGGAATTGTTACATCTCTCCACGCCCGATGCACGGTCATCGCCGCTTCTAACCCGATCGGTGGACGCTACAACCCGACGAGAACCTTTGCCGAAAACGTGGATCTCACCGAGCCGATCCTTTCCCGCTTCGATGTTCTCTGTGTGATTCGAGATTCTGTCGACTCGGTCGAGGATGAACGTCTCGCGAAGTTTGTCGTCGGCAATCATCGGACACATCATCCGGATGCGAAGAAGATTGTTAAGGAGGGCGATGAGTTGGAGGAAGATCAGATGGATGAACGTACTGGTGTCAGGCTGATTCCACAGGATTTATTGAGGAAATATATCATCTACGCACGTGAGAAGTGCCATCCGACGCTTCCTGAACAGCATTCTGAGAagttttcgaacattttcgcGCAGATGAGAAAGGAGAGTATGGCCACTGGATCTGTTGCCATCACTGTTCGACACGTTGAATCTATGATTCGTTTGTCGGAAGCTCACGCGAAACTTCATCTTAGATC ATACGTGAACGACGAAGACTGTGCCGCAGCGATTCGTGTCATGTTGGAATCGTTTGTGAACACCCAAAAAGCCTCAATCATGCGTATGATGAAGAAGACATTCTCTCGTCATTTGACAGAGAATCGTTCGGCTAACGAGCTTCTCCTCTTCATTCTCAAGCAACTGATCCGTCAACAAATGCACTATGCTACAGCTCGTGCGGCTGCTGGCACCATTCTTCAATCGGTCACGATTCCAGAGTCGGAATTCATCGAAAAGGCTCAGCAATTGAGAATTGAGAATGTCAAGCCGTTCTACACTTCGGAAATCTTCGCTTCCAACAATTTCCTCTATGATCCATCGAAGAAGACTATTGTTCAAgagattttctaa